CTGGCGCCGTCGCCGATGGTCACGTCGCCGATAATCACGGCGGTGGGTGCGATAAACACGTTGTTCCCGATGGTGGGAACGATTCCCTTGTATTCGATGATATGAGCCATGTCCCTGGATACTGGAAAAACAGGGGCTCAGTCAATCGGAAAGCTTGTCCGCCAGGTTTTTCATCGGTTTGAGGGTCGGCGGCTGATAGATCATATAGCTTTGCACCGGATATCGCGTTCCCTTCGCCTGCGTCTTGTTCAAGCCGTCCAGCAGCGCCTCACAGATGCCGGCCGGAAAGGTCAGAAACATTTCGGTATCATCCGTGCCCGCCAGTATCCGTTCTCCGCGCCCGGGCAGGACAAAGGCCGGTTTGCCGGTAAAATGAGACTTTACGGCGGAAAGGCAGGAGATGCCGAATCCGGTGGTTTTAGATTCGATCATTTCGCCATGGTGGTACAGGTACCCGGCAGCCAGCCGGGCCATTTGTGCCGGGGTTCCATAAATCAGGACAATGTCGGGATCGACCGGCGCCATCTCCAATGGAAACATGGCAACCTTGCCGATTGCCCCCGGCGCAATCGGGTCCAGTTCCTTGGCTGCTTTCTCGGCCAGTTCGATCCTGTCCGCGTATCCCATTTCCAGAAAATATTGGGAAAGCGCGGTGCGGTCCGGCATCCGCTTTAATCCCAGCGCCGCCAGGCATGGCGTGCAGTTGATGTCCGTGGCCTTTACGCCAAGGACGCGCCCCCAGCGCCTTGCCATGGTGGTCCACTGGCAAAGGGAAATTTGGATGCCGTACTTCGCGGGTCGCACCGCTTCGGGCGGAAGCGGATCACTGCCTTTAACCAATTTCACGCCGAGCGGATACGACTGCGGTCTTACCAGCCTGGCGATTTCTTCGGAAAAGGACTGATAATCCAACTCGTTGCTCCCTTCACAGGCGATCGATCATCTCATTTGGGGCTGCCTGAAATGACCCGTACGCTTTTAAAGATATGGTCCTTGCCGCGCCTTTTCATCCGCGGCATGCGCAGCGTCATCAGGCTTTCCCGGCAACCGTTCTGTCTGTGGCGCTTTACCCGCGGGCGGCGGCTCTGGACAATTTCTTCGATGCCAGGCGGCTGGTAAACAGATGGTGGTAGATGTCCTGAAGATAGACGACGCCGATGATCCGGTAATAGTCCAAAATGGGCATCCGGTAGTATCTGTTTTTTACCATCTGGTCCAGCAGCACCATGATGTGGTCGTTGGCCGTCGCACCCACCACGGTGGGGGACATGATTTGCCGGACGCGTTTGCCCTGCAGATTGCCGATCAACAAATCCAGCTGCCCTTCCCATTTCAGTGTCCGGCTGTCGATATCCATGTTGAGAAAATCCGGCCGCAGGTGATAAAGCAGGTCGAACATCGCAACCACACCGCACAGCCGCTGCATTTCGTCAACCACCATCAGACTGATCGTCTTGTAGCCCGTGTCCCGGACAACGCCATTGGAAATTTTATAAATTGCCTCTTCAACAGGGGCGTTTGGATCGATCGTTTCGAAATCCTGAACCATGATGTCTTTGGCGCATAAAGTCATTGTTCCCCCCCTTTATTGGCGTTGATGGATTTGTGAAAGAATGCTTTTGTTATGCAATGGTTGGCTTCGAACCATTGCTCCGGGTGCAGGCGCATCGTTGCGTCCCGTGTGACATGAACGGCGAATCACCCGCCTGTAGTGAGCCGGAATCGATGCCGGCAGAGCAGC
This window of the uncultured Desulfosarcina sp. genome carries:
- a CDS encoding DUF169 domain-containing protein, encoding MDYQSFSEEIARLVRPQSYPLGVKLVKGSDPLPPEAVRPAKYGIQISLCQWTTMARRWGRVLGVKATDINCTPCLAALGLKRMPDRTALSQYFLEMGYADRIELAEKAAKELDPIAPGAIGKVAMFPLEMAPVDPDIVLIYGTPAQMARLAAGYLYHHGEMIESKTTGFGISCLSAVKSHFTGKPAFVLPGRGERILAGTDDTEMFLTFPAGICEALLDGLNKTQAKGTRYPVQSYMIYQPPTLKPMKNLADKLSD
- a CDS encoding CBS domain-containing protein; this translates as MTLCAKDIMVQDFETIDPNAPVEEAIYKISNGVVRDTGYKTISLMVVDEMQRLCGVVAMFDLLYHLRPDFLNMDIDSRTLKWEGQLDLLIGNLQGKRVRQIMSPTVVGATANDHIMVLLDQMVKNRYYRMPILDYYRIIGVVYLQDIYHHLFTSRLASKKLSRAAARG